The nucleotide sequence AGCGCCGTCTCTTCGAAGAGATGGGTTTCAACTGCCCGATCGAGACGGCGTTCTCGTTCGTGTATCGGGCCGACGTCGGCGGCGGCCTCATCGAGCACGAATACGATCACGTGTTTCTCGGGCGCTTCGATGGGGATCCGGCGCCGGATCCGGCCGAGGTGGCGGACTGGCGCTGGATCACCCCGGCGGAGCTGCGGCGAGAGCTGCAGGAGCGGCCGGACCGCTTCACGTACTGGTCGCGCGTGGCGTTCGCGGAGCTTACACGACGCGGTCTGCTGTAATCGCTGCTTGCGCGTGCCGGGCGAGCGCCGGATAATCCGGATCATCTCTCGGTGGAGGCATGCGTGATCAGTCGCAATCCGGCAACAGGCGAAGAGCTCGCGAAGTTCGACGAGCTCGACGACGCGCAGCTCGAGGCGAAGCTGGCCCTCGCCCA is from Longimicrobiales bacterium and encodes:
- the idi gene encoding isopentenyl-diphosphate Delta-isomerase: MSEHVILVTSDDVEVGIHGKQNAHTDGLLHRAFSVFVTDSGGRLLLQQRAWTKYHSGGLWSNTCCSHPRPGEDTAAAAQRRLFEEMGFNCPIETAFSFVYRADVGGGLIEHEYDHVFLGRFDGDPAPDPAEVADWRWITPAELRRELQERPDRFTYWSRVAFAELTRRGLL